Proteins from a genomic interval of Methanoplanus endosymbiosus:
- a CDS encoding RNA-binding domain-containing protein: MNQTELKKLLNELINRWEDEITEFKQAGDNFSTSDIGKYFSALANEANLRNCHSAWLVFGVDNDSKNIIGTDYRPEHERLQSLKIQIANNTDPSITFRNIYEYKDDCGRVILFEIPQAPRGIPIAWKGHYYSRAGESLTSLGLEKQDDIRQQTLGSDWTAGIVPHATLNDLHSDAIQKARESFALKYKNRFSFDEIMNWPLETFLDRARITQQGKITRTAIILLGKPESAYYLLPYPAQITWKLEGIDKAYEHFGPPFLLNTTIIYRKIRNYQMRILPFDELIPLEVSKYDQKVIHEALHNCIAHQDYRKNSRIIVTESTNFLQFENEGDFYEGQPDDYTMGNKTPRKYRNSFLTQAMAELNMIDTMGYGIYEMYKEQARRYFPMPDYDLSESGVVKLKIYGKVIDPAYSLLLIQNKELTLKDIIALDHIQKGHSVPEETIHRLRRAKLIEGRKPNLYLSASAAITTGKKSDYIKTRAQDDKFYAKLIIDYLSEFECASREEINYLLWDKLSDGLDDEQKTNRISNLLTKLRRSGHIKNIGSKKAPDWIINENDAE; the protein is encoded by the coding sequence ATGAATCAGACAGAATTAAAAAAATTGCTAAATGAGCTTATTAACAGATGGGAAGATGAAATAACTGAATTTAAGCAGGCCGGAGATAATTTTTCGACCTCAGATATTGGCAAATATTTTTCTGCTTTAGCCAATGAAGCAAACTTAAGAAATTGCCACTCAGCCTGGCTGGTTTTCGGTGTTGATAATGATTCCAAAAATATAATCGGAACTGATTACCGCCCGGAACATGAGAGACTGCAAAGTCTGAAAATCCAGATTGCAAATAATACTGATCCAAGTATAACTTTCCGAAATATTTACGAGTATAAAGATGATTGTGGAAGAGTTATTCTCTTCGAAATCCCCCAGGCACCAAGAGGAATACCAATTGCATGGAAAGGACATTACTACTCCAGAGCCGGTGAAAGCCTCACATCTCTGGGTCTGGAGAAACAGGACGATATTCGACAGCAGACATTAGGTAGTGACTGGACGGCAGGCATTGTGCCACATGCAACATTAAATGATCTTCATTCAGACGCAATTCAAAAAGCAAGAGAATCCTTTGCCTTAAAGTATAAAAATCGCTTTTCATTTGATGAAATCATGAACTGGCCCCTTGAGACATTTCTGGATCGGGCACGTATCACTCAGCAGGGTAAAATTACCAGGACAGCCATAATTTTGCTTGGAAAACCTGAATCAGCATATTATTTGTTACCATATCCTGCACAGATAACATGGAAACTTGAAGGCATAGATAAAGCATATGAGCATTTTGGACCACCATTTTTGCTAAACACAACTATCATTTATCGAAAGATACGTAATTATCAGATGCGCATATTACCTTTTGATGAATTAATACCTCTGGAAGTTTCAAAATATGACCAGAAAGTTATTCATGAGGCACTGCATAATTGCATTGCACATCAGGATTATCGCAAAAACAGCCGAATAATTGTTACAGAATCAACGAATTTTCTTCAATTCGAAAATGAAGGTGACTTTTATGAAGGTCAGCCAGATGATTATACTATGGGAAATAAAACCCCCCGCAAGTATAGAAATTCATTTTTAACACAGGCTATGGCTGAACTGAACATGATTGATACAATGGGTTATGGAATTTATGAGATGTATAAAGAGCAGGCACGACGTTATTTTCCGATGCCGGACTATGACCTCTCAGAATCGGGGGTTGTTAAATTAAAAATTTACGGCAAAGTAATTGATCCTGCTTACAGCCTGTTATTAATTCAAAATAAAGAACTCACTCTCAAAGACATTATTGCATTAGACCACATACAAAAGGGACATTCCGTGCCTGAGGAAACAATACATCGTTTACGTCGCGCAAAGTTAATCGAAGGACGAAAACCCAATTTGTACCTTTCTGCATCTGCTGCAATAACTACCGGAAAAAAGTCGGACTACATTAAAACGAGGGCACAGGATGACAAATTTTATGCAAAACTGATTATTGATTATTTATCTGAATTTGAATGTGCATCAAGAGAAGAAATTAATTATCTACTATGGGATAAACTCAGTGATGGATTAGATGATGAACAAAAAACCAACAGAATATCTAATTTGCTTACAAAACTTCGCCGTTCAGGTCATATCAAAAATATTGGTTCAAAAAAGGCACCAGACTGGATAATTAATGAAAATGATGCAGAATAA
- a CDS encoding type II toxin-antitoxin system HicB family antitoxin, which yields MQLQVIIKPGMDGWFVAEVPSLPGCISQGKTEEEALENIREAIELYLEPDEEDYILSEFSHRFAS from the coding sequence ATGCAGTTACAGGTAATAATTAAGCCCGGAATGGATGGATGGTTTGTTGCAGAAGTACCCTCTCTTCCGGGCTGCATATCACAGGGTAAAACAGAAGAAGAAGCTCTGGAAAACATCAGGGAAGCAATAGAGTTATATCTTGAGCCTGATGAGGAAGATTACATTCTCTCAGAATTCAGTCATAGATTTGCCTCTTAA
- a CDS encoding DUF86 domain-containing protein encodes MGTEYDRTFTILSNIKKYYREYEEITGEGGIPKRDDVLRYHSVSMILFTLMNLSFELGEEIICIKKLEIPRSYRDIFNVLSNAGLISEELKGKMSSFVFYRNQLAHQYATFDEADLGIISENIDYLCDFVSLMAEIIAEDN; translated from the coding sequence ATGGGAACCGAGTACGACAGAACTTTCACTATACTATCAAATATAAAAAAATATTACAGGGAATATGAGGAGATTACCGGAGAGGGAGGTATCCCAAAAAGAGATGACGTACTTAGATATCACTCGGTTTCCATGATTCTCTTTACTCTCATGAATCTTTCATTTGAACTTGGTGAAGAGATAATCTGCATAAAGAAACTTGAAATACCACGCTCATATCGTGATATTTTCAATGTGCTCAGCAACGCCGGCCTGATATCTGAAGAGCTTAAAGGAAAGATGAGCAGCTTTGTATTTTACAGAAATCAGCTTGCACACCAGTACGCAACATTTGATGAAGCAGATCTTGGGATTATCTCGGAAAATATAGATTATCTCTGTGATTTTGTCAGTCTTATGGCAGAGATAATTGCAGAGGACAACTGA
- a CDS encoding nucleotidyltransferase domain-containing protein yields MYSPEKLNESDLTDDEKELVKSVCEELMAYPFVMAVYLFGSHAKRCSKPYSDIDIAVLLREPAERREIETAGSYSSKILDVEIFSLMPITVKMGIIYDGILLFSRDSRHLRDITRANLLEYFDSEPMRKRVNQRFISSFSLK; encoded by the coding sequence ATGTATTCTCCGGAAAAACTGAATGAGTCGGATCTGACTGATGATGAGAAGGAACTTGTGAAATCTGTCTGTGAAGAACTGATGGCATATCCTTTTGTCATGGCAGTCTATCTCTTCGGATCACATGCAAAACGCTGTTCAAAGCCATACTCGGATATTGATATTGCCGTATTACTCAGAGAACCGGCTGAAAGGAGAGAGATAGAAACAGCCGGATCATATTCCTCAAAAATACTGGATGTTGAGATATTCAGCCTTATGCCAATCACTGTCAAAATGGGAATAATATATGACGGAATACTTCTCTTCTCAAGGGACAGCCGGCATCTCCGGGATATTACAAGAGCTAACCTGCTGGAATACTTTGATTCTGAGCCAATGAGAAAAAGGGTCAATCAGAGATTTATCAGTTCGTTCAGCCTGAAATAA
- a CDS encoding aminotransferase class V-fold PLP-dependent enzyme — protein sequence MEPIIYLNNAATTWPKPDPVIKAVEQSFTLPYFEEGRSSVPGQIDYPTLARETLAGFFRVKTPDNFIFTQNATDSLNTVIHGFVNRQGSSTHVITTDLEHNAVLRPLRTLEVKNKISLTVLRSENGYITPESVRESIKEDTSMAVMTHGSNVLGTVQDIGSIGKILRKKDIFFCVDAAQTAGEIPVNLSKTPVDALVFTGHKALFGLQGIGGLYIADPERIDPLRQGGTGANSKYPLQPYDMPMKFEAGTPNYPGIVSLIAGINYINDTGPEEIRKRTMGLTKLLIDGLKYHPEIILYNQNPDLPVISFNINGIDNYTVSRILARGYSIITRAGLHCAPLINVNLPGAHDGTVRLSPSYLNTENECRKAIEAISEVAGSEDKEIQPA from the coding sequence ATGGAACCGATCATATATCTGAATAATGCCGCCACAACCTGGCCAAAGCCGGATCCGGTTATAAAAGCGGTTGAGCAGTCCTTTACTCTTCCTTACTTTGAGGAAGGGAGGAGTTCAGTGCCGGGGCAGATTGATTATCCCACACTTGCCCGTGAAACCCTTGCCGGGTTTTTCCGGGTGAAAACTCCGGATAATTTTATATTTACCCAGAATGCAACAGATTCCCTGAACACTGTAATTCATGGTTTTGTGAACCGTCAGGGCAGTTCAACTCACGTCATTACAACCGATCTTGAACACAATGCTGTCCTGAGACCGCTCCGGACGCTTGAGGTCAAAAATAAGATCTCACTTACGGTTCTCCGGTCAGAAAATGGTTACATCACCCCCGAATCTGTCCGTGAATCAATTAAAGAAGATACCTCAATGGCAGTGATGACACATGGGAGCAATGTACTCGGCACAGTCCAGGATATCGGTTCAATTGGTAAAATTCTGAGGAAAAAGGATATTTTCTTCTGTGTTGATGCTGCCCAGACTGCCGGTGAAATTCCCGTTAATCTCTCTAAAACCCCTGTTGATGCCCTCGTATTTACCGGGCACAAAGCACTTTTCGGCCTTCAGGGGATTGGCGGCCTGTACATTGCCGACCCGGAGAGAATAGATCCTCTCCGGCAGGGAGGAACGGGTGCCAATTCCAAATATCCCCTTCAGCCGTATGATATGCCCATGAAATTTGAGGCCGGAACTCCAAACTATCCGGGAATTGTCTCTCTTATTGCAGGTATTAATTACATTAATGATACCGGCCCGGAAGAGATCAGGAAGCGGACCATGGGTCTGACAAAACTCCTGATTGACGGGCTAAAGTATCATCCGGAAATTATACTGTATAATCAGAATCCTGACCTGCCGGTTATCTCATTTAACATCAATGGAATTGATAACTATACAGTTTCCAGAATACTTGCAAGGGGTTATTCCATTATTACAAGGGCCGGACTTCACTGCGCCCCGCTTATTAACGTGAATTTGCCTGGTGCTCATGATGGGACAGTACGGCTTAGCCCTTCATATCTTAATACTGAAAATGAATGCAGAAAAGCTATAGAAGCCATTTCGGAGGTGGCCGGAAGTGAAGATAAAGAAATCCAACCTGCATAA
- the nadX gene encoding aspartate dehydrogenase gives MIRVGLLGCGNVAEVIAKDNIGFEISALYDMDIRHAKHLSELTGAPAFENFEEFLSSDFDIVVEAASVSAVLTHAESVLTSGKDMIILSVGAFADPEFSANIKETANKFKRTVRIPSGAIMGLDNLKIGQISDMKRLLLRTTKNPRSLGIETDEKILLFSGRADECIKKYPKNINVAVALEIASGHEVDVELWADPEADRNTHEIFAEGEFGEFYLRIKNNPCPDNPATSYLAALSVITLLKNLEEPIKIGT, from the coding sequence ATGATCAGGGTCGGTCTGCTTGGATGCGGCAATGTGGCTGAAGTTATTGCAAAGGATAACATCGGATTTGAGATATCCGCCCTATATGATATGGATATCCGGCACGCGAAACACCTCTCGGAATTAACGGGCGCACCTGCGTTTGAGAACTTTGAGGAGTTCCTCTCATCGGACTTCGACATAGTGGTGGAGGCTGCATCAGTAAGTGCAGTTCTTACCCATGCAGAAAGTGTCCTTACATCCGGAAAAGATATGATAATTCTCTCCGTCGGTGCATTTGCTGATCCGGAATTTTCTGCTAATATAAAAGAGACTGCAAATAAATTCAAAAGGACAGTACGTATCCCAAGCGGGGCAATAATGGGCCTTGACAATCTGAAGATCGGACAGATCTCCGATATGAAGAGGCTGTTATTAAGAACAACCAAAAATCCAAGATCCTTAGGCATAGAAACGGATGAGAAGATCCTCCTCTTCTCCGGAAGGGCAGATGAGTGTATAAAAAAGTACCCTAAAAACATTAATGTTGCAGTCGCGCTTGAAATAGCATCAGGACATGAAGTCGATGTCGAACTCTGGGCAGATCCTGAAGCTGACCGCAACACACATGAAATTTTTGCAGAAGGAGAATTCGGAGAGTTTTACCTGAGAATAAAGAACAATCCATGTCCTGATAACCCTGCAACAAGTTACCTTGCTGCACTCTCAGTTATCACCCTGCTCAAAAATCTTGAAGAACCGATAAAGATAGGAACCTGA
- the nadA gene encoding quinolinate synthase NadA, producing MTVQEEINKLKTEKNAIILAHNYEPPEIQDIADFIGDSLELALRATDVTEDIIVFCGVLFMAETAKILNPEKKVILPAPDAGCLLADQLSPEMIKSAREDNPGAEVVLYVNSTAESKAYADIVCTSANAVDVVKSLKSETVLFGPDSNLASYVQEQLPDKKIVPLPKGGNCPVHVEFTPEDAISAKKKGYTVICHPECPAEVRAHCDIIASTGSMMRNTHLSERWAVMTEKDMAYRLKTEYPDKEFLSFEKAVCKDMKKISLNDVLSSLNSESPEINLPADLMDKAESSIRRMIDLSRKSNDKTSETS from the coding sequence ATGACAGTACAGGAAGAGATAAACAAACTAAAAACTGAGAAAAATGCGATAATCCTTGCCCACAACTATGAACCCCCTGAAATTCAGGACATAGCTGATTTTATCGGTGACAGCCTTGAACTTGCGCTCCGGGCAACTGACGTAACTGAAGATATCATCGTATTCTGTGGTGTTTTATTCATGGCAGAGACTGCAAAGATCTTAAATCCGGAAAAAAAGGTCATACTCCCTGCACCTGATGCCGGATGCCTGCTTGCCGATCAGCTCAGTCCGGAGATGATTAAATCGGCCAGAGAAGATAACCCCGGTGCAGAGGTTGTATTATATGTCAATTCAACTGCCGAATCAAAGGCATATGCAGACATCGTCTGCACCTCAGCAAATGCTGTGGATGTCGTTAAATCGCTCAAAAGTGAGACCGTCCTCTTCGGCCCTGATTCAAACCTTGCATCATATGTTCAGGAGCAGCTTCCGGACAAAAAAATAGTCCCGCTGCCAAAAGGCGGAAACTGTCCTGTGCATGTGGAATTTACACCTGAGGATGCCATATCTGCAAAGAAGAAGGGCTATACCGTAATCTGCCATCCGGAATGTCCGGCAGAGGTGAGGGCACACTGTGATATAATTGCGTCCACCGGAAGTATGATGAGAAATACACACCTCTCGGAGAGATGGGCTGTAATGACCGAGAAGGACATGGCTTACAGGCTTAAAACAGAATATCCTGATAAGGAATTCCTAAGCTTTGAGAAAGCAGTCTGCAAAGACATGAAGAAGATCTCCTTAAATGACGTGTTAAGCTCACTTAACAGCGAATCCCCGGAGATAAATCTGCCCGCAGACCTGATGGATAAAGCCGAATCCTCAATAAGGCGTATGATTGACCTAAGCAGGAAGAGCAATGACAAAACTTCAGAAACTTCTTGA
- the nadC gene encoding carboxylating nicotinate-nucleotide diphosphorylase — protein sequence MTKLQKLLEYLDEDMPFGDITSEVIIPDVNTEAEIISKAEGIIAGLEESSLLFGHLGLNVRFLKKDGDPVQPGDLVMTVSGNAGKILTAERTCLNIISRMSAIATKTERTASLVRSANPNVRIAATRKTAPGLRYLDKKAVVTGGGDPHRDSLSDGFLIKDNHLLLCPLKEAIIKAKKYSAYKKTEVEVEKPDDALIAAETGADIILLDNMTPEDVILSSEMINDAGLRKNVILEVSGGITPENIESYAVCDIDIISIGALTHTVECFDVSLNIRGGQKSALKK from the coding sequence ATGACAAAACTTCAGAAACTTCTTGAATATCTCGATGAGGATATGCCGTTTGGGGATATCACATCTGAGGTCATAATTCCGGATGTAAATACCGAAGCGGAGATCATCTCAAAGGCAGAAGGGATAATCGCCGGTCTTGAGGAGTCATCACTGCTGTTTGGCCATCTCGGTCTGAATGTCCGTTTCCTGAAGAAGGACGGCGATCCGGTACAACCCGGAGATCTGGTGATGACAGTATCCGGCAATGCAGGTAAAATCCTGACAGCAGAGAGAACCTGCTTAAATATTATCAGCCGTATGAGTGCCATTGCAACAAAAACAGAGAGGACTGCATCACTCGTCCGGTCAGCAAACCCGAATGTCAGAATCGCCGCGACCAGAAAGACAGCACCCGGACTGAGATATCTGGATAAAAAAGCGGTTGTGACCGGCGGCGGAGATCCTCACCGTGACTCACTCTCTGACGGATTTTTAATAAAAGACAATCATCTTCTTCTCTGCCCCTTAAAAGAGGCGATAATAAAGGCAAAGAAGTATTCAGCATACAAAAAAACCGAAGTCGAGGTTGAAAAACCGGATGATGCCCTCATCGCCGCAGAGACCGGAGCTGATATCATCCTCCTTGACAACATGACTCCGGAAGATGTCATTCTCTCATCAGAGATGATCAATGATGCCGGACTCAGAAAGAATGTTATTCTTGAGGTTTCCGGCGGTATTACTCCGGAAAATATAGAATCCTATGCAGTATGTGACATAGACATAATAAGCATCGGGGCACTGACGCATACGGTTGAATGCTTCGATGTATCCTTAAATATCAGAGGCGGTCAAAAATCCGCCTTAAAAAAATAA
- a CDS encoding chemotaxis protein CheW has translation MTTVDVVQFEIAGTKYALDIQLAQEIVEMMPITPVPKAPPHIAGIINLRGEITNILNLNRLMELPDDGDSESKKIIVLVAGAVGGSKIGMIVDDVKSVLQISDEDVDKMDTSFSKEAYIKGIIKIGNEQDSDKKDLVIWIDIGGILRNTLYESGVATA, from the coding sequence ATGACGACAGTTGATGTTGTGCAGTTTGAGATCGCAGGGACGAAATATGCCCTCGACATTCAGCTTGCACAGGAGATAGTTGAGATGATGCCCATAACTCCGGTTCCAAAGGCCCCGCCCCATATTGCCGGAATTATTAATCTGAGGGGTGAGATCACAAACATTCTCAACCTAAACAGGCTCATGGAACTTCCGGATGACGGAGATTCTGAGTCAAAAAAGATAATAGTGCTTGTAGCCGGTGCTGTCGGTGGTTCTAAAATCGGAATGATTGTGGATGATGTAAAAAGTGTCCTTCAGATATCAGATGAGGATGTTGACAAGATGGACACCTCTTTTTCAAAAGAGGCATATATCAAGGGAATAATTAAAATAGGCAATGAACAGGATTCAGATAAGAAGGATCTTGTGATATGGATTGATATTGGCGGGATACTGAGAAATACCCTCTATGAAAGCGGAGTTGCAACGGCGTAA